The Chelonoidis abingdonii isolate Lonesome George unplaced genomic scaffold, CheloAbing_2.0 scaffold0483, whole genome shotgun sequence genomic interval CTGTGTTTTTTGACTCCCAGGTCACTACTATGGGAGCATTGTGAGGAACTGACCCTCAAGTTGATGAAGACCCTGATTATCCTCGTACGAAGGTGTTTGCTTTTCACGCTGTACACAATGGGGTTCATTAGGGGTGGGACCAGCAGATAGAAGTAGCCCAGGACAAACTGAAGCAAGTGGGAAGAGCTATTCCCAAATCTGTGTATCCCAGACAAGCCGATCTCTGGTATGTAGAAGAGCAGGAcggcacagaggtgggagacgCAGGTGTTCAGTGCCCTGAGACACTCCTCATGGGACACGACACTCAGCACTGTTTTGAGGATCATCACATAAGAGAGGAAGATGAGCAATGAGTCCAATCCCATGGTTAAGAGTGCAGTAGACAAGCCATAGATATTGTTGACTGAGATATCTGCACAAGCCATCTTCATGACCTCCTGGTGAACGCAGTAGGAATGGGAGAGGACATTAGCTCGACAGTACTGGAACCGTTTCAGCAGAAAAGGGAGCGCTAATACTATGACCACCCCTCTTAGCACACACAGCAGAACCATTTTGGCTAACCTCGATGGAGTTAAGATGGAAGCATATCTCAGCGGGTTACAGATTGCGATGAAGCGGTCAAAGGCCATCAACAAGAGCACGGAGGATTCCATACCTTGAAGCAAGTGGATGAAGAACAACTGGGAAAAACAGGCATCGAGGCTGATCTCCCTAGAGTTGAACAAGAATATGCCCAGTATTGTAGGTATGGTGGTTATTGATAAGCCAAGGTCTGTGACAGCCAACATGGAAAGTAAAATGTACATGGGCTCAYGGAGGCttggatctgtttttataatgaacagAATAACTGAATTTCCTACTATCGAAATAACATACATTAGGCAGAAGGGGACAGAGATCCAGAAATAGATATCTTCCTTCCCAGGTATCCCAGTGAGAAGGAACACTGTAAATTGGAAGTTGGTGTCATTGACAGCTGACATAATGTACTAGGCAGGTCCAAGGAGTTTTCAACATTCcttcctgaaaggaaaaagaacatgAGACTAACTGATATTTAACTACACACCTTTCTGCTCTCTGTGCAAGTCTAGAGACTCCCAGGAGCTCAAGGAAAATCAGCAAAAACAGACTCTTAGGTTTACACCATTGATAGAAAGATAGGCACTGCCAGAGTGAATCAGACCTGCAGTCCATCTAGCTCGGTATCcagtggccagttccagatgcttcagaggtaggTGGAAGAAACCTTGCAATAGGCAGCTATGAATAACCTGCTCTCAGAGAAAATTTCCTCCTGACACCCACTAGTTAGATGTATTTCATGATGTAAATCAAGAGGGTTTAGAGCCCttccaagactttttttttaaatgctcactAATGAAATTGGATTTTCTGATTACCTCTATAAGCACccaatccctctttgaatccTGCTATGCTCTGATCCCCAATGATAACTCGTGGCTGGGAATTCCACAGCCTATTTGATAACTATGATTTTACAGTTGTAACTTTCACACAGAATCCCTTTCTGACCCTTCAGTTCTGAGTGTGGCCCATTGTATCGTAACATGTGCATAAAAACATGGCAAGTGCATGATGGAAGTGGTCATTGTATTATCTGTCCTCCATTGAAGCTATTTATAAATGAGTTTCATTACctcattatatacatttttttttcactttctccactcctCAGAGTTGAAATTCTGCCACTGCCTCTTTGTAGCTCATGGGATCAATTCTCAGGGCCAGGTTCTAAATTCAGTAACAGCGACTTCAACTGCATCACTTCACATATACATGTGTAAATTCAATCAGAACCGACCTCTATTAATGTTCCCTTACCAAATGCTCCCAGTGATACACCCTGGCTCTCAAGAATCCCTCCAAGAGAAACTGAAGTGCTTTGCCTGATCAGGATTGACTGATTCCAGAAAACTCAATCATCCAACAAGCTTCTTTTCATCCTCACAGGAACTGCAGGTCTGTAGATATCAGGCAAGTTACAAGCTAGCACTGACAATTATTTCAGCTGGGCAGAAGGGTTGGCTTCACAATTGGGTGAATAGTGCAAACATTAGGGGTGCACTGATACCCAGCTGACTGTGCATGTTACTTCAGCCATGAGTGCGTAACAATTGATGGGCATAAATTATATACGATCTCTATTACACTCCCCTTTGCTGCACCTCAGCTCTACTCTGCAGAAACGCAGAACAGCGGTTCTATTCTCTCAGGACTGTTTGGAAAGCCTTGCACAAGTCTTGCAGAGTGAATGAATGCAGGACCCTGAATGTATGTGTTAGAAACAGCTTCTTGTCATTTACCAGGAGACAGTATCATACAATGGTTCACtgaacaaaaaaattaaagcagaaaCCCATTGCGAGCAGTATTTGGAGTACTTCTAAAAT includes:
- the LOC116829482 gene encoding olfactory receptor 51G2-like translates to MSAVNDTNFQFTVFLLTGIPGKEDIYFWISVPFCLMYVISIVGNSVILFIIKTDPSLXEPMYILLSMLAVTDLGLSITTIPTILGIFLFNSREISLDACFSQLFFIHLLQGMESSVLLLMAFDRFIAICNPLRYASILTPSRLAKMVLLCVLRGVVIVLALPFLLKRFQYCRANVLSHSYCVHQEVMKMACADISVNNIYGLSTALLTMGLDSLLIFLSYVMILKTVLSVVSHEECLRALNTCVSHLCAVLLFYIPEIGLSGIHRFGNSSSHLLQFVLGYFYLLVPPLMNPIVYSVKSKHLRTRIIRVFINLRVSSSQCSHSSDLGVKKHRPQPSIPSWTLPSEKT